The following coding sequences lie in one Clostridiales bacterium genomic window:
- a CDS encoding sugar ABC transporter substrate-binding protein: MLKQKLNARILAVTMVLLILASTLLGCGRGNISKTSTTADEQKPVTLKFWTISLQPTFTDFFNGLIAQYQKEHKNVTIQWTDLPYDAIQSKLITSAAGGTSPDVVNLNSSMALMLAGKNALVDLNKEATDAQKSIYIPSLYNSTKLGNSVYAFPWYGAPTVMIYNKDLFQKAGIQNPPTTFDEMFDVAKTMKDKTGAYLYIPGNITQILFEEGIQLINNDKTKATFNIPETLALLQKYKKAVDDGILPKDGWGVWDKMLKQFSTGKLAIINSGTQSIKRIKDEAPNIYKNVEVTQPMVGKAGISLNPLMNIVVPAASKNHKSAIDFANYITNDANQLAFCKKVAIFPSTKKASEDSFFKSDTSTIEKKAISIAADVLPKTADFTLGLAEGSNIFTEVNKVYEASILGNTDLQQALNSSEKKVNEILANKKD; this comes from the coding sequence ATGTTAAAGCAAAAGCTTAATGCTAGAATTTTGGCAGTCACTATGGTGTTATTAATATTAGCATCTACTCTGTTAGGATGTGGCAGAGGCAATATTTCAAAGACATCGACTACTGCTGACGAGCAAAAGCCGGTAACACTTAAGTTCTGGACAATCTCCTTGCAGCCGACATTTACAGATTTTTTCAATGGCTTGATTGCACAGTATCAAAAGGAACACAAAAATGTAACAATCCAATGGACTGATTTACCTTATGATGCTATTCAGAGCAAGTTGATTACATCTGCTGCAGGCGGAACTTCACCTGATGTTGTCAATTTGAATTCAAGCATGGCACTTATGCTTGCAGGAAAAAATGCCCTTGTAGACCTTAACAAGGAAGCAACGGATGCACAAAAGAGTATATATATACCTTCTCTTTATAATTCGACGAAACTCGGGAATTCCGTATATGCATTCCCCTGGTATGGTGCCCCCACAGTAATGATATATAACAAGGATTTATTCCAGAAGGCCGGAATACAAAATCCTCCTACAACATTTGATGAAATGTTCGATGTGGCGAAAACTATGAAGGACAAAACTGGAGCTTATTTGTATATACCTGGTAATATTACACAGATATTATTTGAAGAAGGGATACAATTAATAAATAACGATAAGACGAAGGCCACATTTAATATTCCTGAAACTCTGGCGCTGTTGCAAAAGTATAAAAAAGCAGTTGATGATGGCATATTGCCAAAGGATGGTTGGGGTGTATGGGACAAGATGTTGAAGCAGTTCTCGACTGGAAAGCTTGCAATTATTAATTCGGGAACACAATCGATCAAGAGGATAAAGGACGAAGCGCCGAACATATATAAGAATGTTGAGGTTACACAGCCCATGGTTGGTAAAGCGGGAATAAGCCTCAATCCTCTTATGAATATCGTAGTCCCTGCAGCCAGCAAGAACCACAAGAGTGCTATAGATTTTGCCAACTATATTACAAACGATGCGAATCAGCTTGCCTTTTGCAAAAAAGTAGCGATATTCCCGTCAACAAAAAAAGCTTCAGAGGATTCCTTCTTTAAATCCGATACAAGTACTATAGAAAAGAAAGCTATATCGATTGCTGCGGATGTACTTCCCAAAACGGCAGATTTTACCCTTGGTTTAGCGGAAGGAAGCAACATATTTACAGAAGTAAACAAGGTTTATGAGGCATCGATTCTTGGTAATACCGATCTGCAGCAAGCATTGAACAGCTCGGAGAAAAAGGTTAACGAAATACTTGCAAATAAGAAGGATTGA
- a CDS encoding sugar ABC transporter permease produces the protein MTFRNKKIKDTMVAFAFMAPALILLIVFLFYPIIYSLPLAFYDYSIVGQTKFIGWDNFTRALHDNEFWISIKNSVTFVLVVPPIQILSILLAILVNRKLPGIKFFRALFYIPVVTSMIAVSIIWGFLFDPDGIINGFMISHGWINEPIYYLQNPSLAMPSIMFITLWQGLGYYMMLYLAGLQSIPAEIEEAALVDGANKFKTFFKIKIPLLKPYVWFCTFISLLSAVGVFDIVFALTSGGPNNATLVTNYYSYTKAFTDFNFGYSAAIGLLLSIVTTILSIAVFIYGKRGGMTYSD, from the coding sequence ATGACTTTTAGAAATAAGAAAATAAAGGATACAATGGTTGCATTTGCATTTATGGCACCAGCTTTAATACTTCTTATTGTTTTTCTATTTTATCCGATAATATATAGTTTGCCGCTTGCATTTTATGATTATTCAATAGTCGGTCAGACCAAATTCATAGGATGGGATAATTTTACAAGGGCACTCCATGACAATGAATTCTGGATTTCAATTAAAAATTCCGTTACGTTTGTTCTTGTCGTGCCGCCGATACAAATACTGTCTATTTTGCTTGCCATTCTTGTAAATAGAAAACTGCCGGGGATAAAATTTTTCAGGGCACTTTTCTATATACCTGTTGTAACTTCAATGATCGCCGTATCCATAATATGGGGTTTCCTTTTCGATCCGGATGGAATAATCAATGGTTTTATGATATCCCACGGATGGATAAATGAGCCTATTTACTATCTTCAAAATCCCAGTTTGGCTATGCCATCAATTATGTTTATAACATTATGGCAGGGGCTTGGATATTATATGATGCTCTACCTTGCAGGACTCCAATCGATACCTGCTGAGATAGAAGAAGCGGCATTGGTCGACGGGGCAAACAAATTTAAAACGTTTTTTAAAATTAAAATACCTTTGTTGAAACCATATGTATGGTTCTGCACATTCATTTCGCTGCTTTCTGCAGTCGGAGTATTCGATATAGTATTTGCCCTTACAAGCGGAGGGCCGAACAATGCCACGCTTGTTACTAATTATTACTCATATACCAAGGCATTTACCGATTTTAATTTTGGATATTCTGCTGCTATCGGATTGTTGCTTTCTATTGTAACAACGATATTAAGCATTGCAGTATTTATATATGGTAAAAGAGGGGGTATGACCTACAGTGACTAG
- the tadA gene encoding tRNA adenosine(34) deaminase TadA, translating into MDCMKSDEDFMRFALLEAEKASKEDEVPVGAVIIKDGKVISSAHNERENRMDPTAHAEIIAIKKASEAIGNWRLTGCDLYVTIEPCPMCAGAIVQSRIRRLIYGASDLKAGACGSIMDVINNAHLCHKVEVHKGILEDECSIIIKDYFRNKRKK; encoded by the coding sequence ATGGATTGTATGAAGAGCGATGAAGATTTTATGAGGTTTGCACTGCTCGAGGCAGAAAAGGCGTCAAAAGAAGATGAAGTCCCTGTAGGGGCGGTTATAATAAAAGATGGCAAGGTTATCTCTTCAGCCCATAATGAAAGGGAGAACAGAATGGATCCTACCGCTCATGCTGAGATAATAGCAATAAAGAAGGCATCCGAAGCCATAGGCAACTGGAGGCTTACAGGCTGTGATTTATATGTTACAATAGAGCCGTGCCCGATGTGCGCGGGAGCGATAGTACAATCGAGGATCAGAAGACTGATATATGGCGCATCGGACTTAAAAGCAGGAGCATGCGGCTCTATAATGGATGTTATAAACAATGCCCACTTATGCCATAAAGTTGAAGTTCATAAGGGCATACTGGAAGATGAGTGCAGTATTATTATAAAAGACTATTTTAGAAATAAGAGAAAAAAGTAA
- a CDS encoding ROK family protein, whose amino-acid sequence MGNIICFDIGGTYIKYAAVTNTGDILFKDKIASPCEDCRINIPKVLSSKILKLKDKYDLSSVGISTAGQVDSENGIVVSACDNLPDYSGARLSMDIGNMTGLKVYVENDANAAALGEMWKGAAKGVQTFVCITIGTGIGGAIIIDGKLYKGIKGGAGEIGHMIINENGEPCTCGSRGCFERYASTQAFVRRYICQSQKNGHTVDHIDGEEIMKRVREGQKLAISVYDEFLNHLVSGLVSLTYLLDPGLIVIGGGISAQGRPFFDEIERRFKQRVMPSYFEHTRIVQAVLENDAGIYGACYVALHR is encoded by the coding sequence ATGGGCAATATAATATGTTTTGATATCGGAGGCACATATATTAAATATGCTGCAGTGACTAATACAGGAGATATACTATTTAAGGATAAAATTGCTTCGCCTTGCGAGGACTGTAGGATAAATATACCAAAGGTATTGTCTTCTAAAATATTAAAGCTTAAGGATAAGTATGATTTAAGCAGCGTAGGCATCAGTACGGCCGGACAGGTAGATAGCGAAAACGGAATAGTTGTATCAGCATGTGACAATCTTCCGGATTATAGTGGGGCAAGATTATCGATGGATATTGGAAATATGACAGGACTCAAAGTATATGTGGAAAATGATGCAAATGCTGCTGCATTAGGTGAGATGTGGAAAGGAGCCGCAAAGGGAGTTCAGACTTTTGTATGCATAACCATAGGCACCGGTATAGGCGGAGCAATTATAATAGACGGAAAGCTATATAAGGGAATAAAAGGTGGCGCCGGAGAAATAGGGCATATGATAATAAATGAAAATGGAGAGCCATGTACGTGCGGTTCACGTGGGTGCTTTGAGAGATATGCATCCACCCAGGCCTTCGTAAGAAGATATATTTGTCAATCTCAAAAGAATGGTCATACTGTTGATCATATAGATGGGGAAGAAATTATGAAGAGAGTTCGCGAAGGTCAGAAACTTGCAATCAGTGTTTATGATGAATTTTTAAATCATCTGGTTTCAGGGCTTGTAAGCCTTACTTATCTGCTGGATCCTGGGCTTATAGTAATAGGCGGCGGGATTTCTGCCCAAGGCCGGCCTTTTTTTGATGAAATTGAAAGGCGATTTAAACAAAGAGTAATGCCTTCATATTTCGAGCACACCAGAATTGTACAGGCAGTCCTTGAAAATGATGCGGGTATCTATGGCGCATGCTATGTAGCTCTACACAGGTAG
- the greA gene encoding transcription elongation factor GreA: protein MNNYLTQEAIDKLKKEIEYRKVVLRYKILDDVKEARAQGDLSENFEYKSAKRERGKNESRIRYLEKLIRTAKIIKDTTEDDEVGLNKTVSIRFIEDNETEKFFIVTAVEVDPLNNKISIESPLGKAIYKHKIGDEVKVKSVDGEYTVRIEDVSKDTF from the coding sequence ATGAACAATTATCTTACACAAGAGGCAATAGACAAGCTGAAAAAAGAGATAGAATACAGAAAAGTAGTACTTAGATATAAAATACTTGATGATGTTAAAGAAGCTCGCGCGCAAGGAGATTTAAGCGAGAACTTTGAGTATAAATCTGCAAAGAGGGAAAGGGGAAAAAATGAAAGCAGGATACGCTATCTTGAGAAGCTGATAAGAACTGCAAAAATAATAAAGGATACTACAGAAGATGATGAAGTCGGCCTGAATAAAACTGTTTCCATAAGATTTATAGAAGACAATGAGACGGAAAAGTTCTTTATTGTTACGGCAGTTGAGGTCGATCCGTTAAATAACAAGATCAGCATAGAATCACCTCTTGGTAAGGCTATATATAAACATAAAATAGGAGACGAAGTCAAAGTTAAGTCCGTCGATGGAGAATATACCGTAAGAATAGAGGATGTGAGCAAAGATACTTTTTAA
- a CDS encoding ComEC/Rec2 family competence protein, with translation MNFIMFFIYIASAYFTYYHSQKYKSNPYIWTAVGLLVPYAGAVICYLVHRKKKVVDKRPNLFPLGFRRRKPLNMVIALIAYLLFFSTAYAIFSGGSTYSLLQKQDDIKASSTIKSEVDSENTDKTDIEKTQTGKTSLDTVKPESVNRNKTNGNIKISYINVGQADSILIQQNGKNMLIDAGNNGDAQTIVNYLRQQNVSKLDYFIMTHPHEDHIGSADTIIKTFDTAKVYMPEVTTNTKTFSDVISTIKSKGLKITKPVSGSSFKLGDANCMILSPNRSKYDDLNNYSIVIKIVYGSNKFIFEGDAEKISEDEILARGFDISADVIKIGHHGSDSSSSREYISKVKPKYAVISVGKDNDYGHPSASVMERLRAMGIKVYRTDENGTIVCMSDGKNITFNCSPGSYAAASKGGVSGSGVQTSKAKSAPQSSTGQDDRIVYYTPGGHSYHYDRNCSTLKRSKTVKLGKLKDVIKLGKSDPCNICVK, from the coding sequence TTGAATTTTATTATGTTTTTTATTTATATTGCATCGGCATATTTTACATATTATCATTCGCAGAAATATAAAAGCAATCCTTATATCTGGACGGCTGTGGGACTGTTGGTTCCTTATGCCGGGGCCGTTATATGCTATCTGGTTCACAGGAAAAAGAAAGTAGTGGATAAAAGGCCAAATTTATTTCCGCTGGGTTTTAGAAGAAGAAAACCATTGAATATGGTTATAGCTTTAATTGCGTATTTGCTGTTTTTTTCGACTGCGTATGCTATCTTTTCCGGCGGATCGACATATTCTTTGCTGCAAAAGCAGGATGATATTAAAGCAAGCAGCACTATAAAAAGTGAAGTAGACAGCGAAAATACGGATAAAACAGATATAGAAAAGACTCAAACTGGTAAAACAAGTTTGGATACTGTTAAACCGGAATCCGTGAATCGGAATAAAACAAACGGTAATATTAAAATAAGCTATATAAATGTGGGACAGGCAGACAGCATACTTATACAGCAGAATGGCAAAAATATGCTGATTGATGCCGGAAACAATGGCGATGCACAAACAATAGTAAATTATTTAAGGCAGCAGAATGTTTCCAAGCTGGATTATTTTATTATGACTCATCCCCATGAAGATCATATAGGAAGCGCGGATACCATAATAAAAACATTTGATACGGCCAAAGTTTATATGCCTGAGGTGACTACAAATACTAAAACTTTTAGTGATGTGATAAGTACAATAAAAAGTAAGGGATTAAAGATCACTAAACCGGTCTCCGGAAGCTCATTTAAACTTGGAGACGCAAACTGTATGATTTTATCCCCCAATAGAAGCAAATACGACGATTTAAACAACTATTCTATTGTCATAAAAATAGTATATGGATCCAATAAATTCATATTTGAGGGCGACGCTGAAAAAATTTCCGAGGATGAAATACTGGCAAGAGGATTCGACATATCGGCCGATGTCATAAAAATCGGGCATCATGGCTCCGATAGTTCAAGCAGCCGGGAATATATAAGCAAAGTAAAACCTAAATATGCGGTTATCTCTGTCGGGAAAGATAACGATTATGGCCATCCTTCAGCATCCGTAATGGAAAGGTTAAGGGCCATGGGCATTAAAGTATATAGAACTGATGAAAATGGAACTATTGTCTGCATGTCGGATGGTAAGAATATTACATTTAACTGTAGTCCGGGAAGTTATGCTGCCGCTTCAAAAGGAGGGGTAAGTGGCAGCGGGGTCCAGACTTCAAAGGCAAAATCTGCACCGCAGAGTTCAACAGGCCAGGACGACAGGATAGTTTATTATACTCCTGGCGGACACTCGTACCATTATGATAGAAATTGCTCAACGCTCAAAAGAAGCAAAACCGTAAAATTGGGTAAGCTTAAGGATGTTATAAAACTTGGGAAATCCGATCCCTGCAATATATGTGTAAAATAA
- a CDS encoding aspartyl-phosphate phosphatase Spo0E family protein, giving the protein MENNLEERTELLRNILKKLLTSKLMTDREVIKVSKELDKVINEYYYDKIV; this is encoded by the coding sequence TTGGAGAACAATCTGGAAGAAAGAACAGAACTTCTGAGGAACATTTTAAAAAAATTATTAACAAGCAAACTAATGACTGATCGTGAAGTAATAAAAGTCAGCAAAGAACTGGACAAGGTTATCAATGAATATTATTATGACAAAATAGTGTAA
- a CDS encoding carbohydrate ABC transporter permease, giving the protein MTRNLKSRRKIKKVISVISTYLLLLIIALICAGPFLWLINASFKSGQNIYDMKFFNNPSLVNYIGVMNFMSLPRYFMNTVIITVGSIVIDVIFSALCAYPLACMDFYGKDIVFGALISTMILPCAAGLVVNYITIVKLHLLNTFLGVILPSGVSVFSIILLRQSYLVIPKELTDAAKIDGASEIMIWYKIMLPEIKPSISTIIIFDFIGKWNSFLWPIIILQDPKKYPLATALKYLNGQFNYKFGYIAAGTVISIIPVIIIFLTFQKYYISAISGAIKG; this is encoded by the coding sequence GTGACTAGAAATTTGAAAAGTAGAAGAAAAATAAAGAAAGTTATATCGGTTATATCCACTTATTTATTGTTGCTAATTATTGCGCTTATATGTGCCGGCCCATTCTTATGGCTTATAAATGCATCATTTAAGTCGGGACAGAACATATATGATATGAAGTTTTTCAACAATCCATCGCTGGTGAATTATATTGGTGTTATGAACTTTATGTCACTTCCACGATATTTTATGAATACCGTGATAATTACAGTTGGCTCGATTGTAATCGACGTCATATTCTCAGCATTGTGCGCATATCCACTTGCATGCATGGATTTCTATGGCAAGGATATTGTCTTTGGAGCATTGATAAGTACAATGATTTTGCCATGTGCTGCTGGGTTGGTGGTCAATTATATCACTATAGTGAAACTGCATCTTTTAAACACATTTTTGGGAGTAATACTGCCGTCAGGAGTATCTGTCTTCAGTATAATATTGCTCAGGCAATCATATCTTGTGATACCCAAAGAATTGACGGATGCTGCAAAAATAGACGGCGCATCGGAGATCATGATCTGGTACAAGATCATGCTTCCTGAAATAAAACCATCAATTTCTACAATTATTATATTTGATTTCATAGGCAAGTGGAACTCATTCCTGTGGCCGATAATAATACTCCAGGATCCAAAAAAATATCCGCTGGCAACTGCGCTCAAATATTTAAACGGGCAGTTCAACTATAAATTTGGGTATATAGCTGCCGGCACTGTTATATCAATAATTCCGGTAATAATCATATTCCTCACGTTCCAGAAATACTATATCAGCGCGATTTCAGGGGCAATAAAAGGTTAA
- a CDS encoding hemolysin XhlA family protein, whose protein sequence is MNEAVCDERHKRVNERLDNHESRLNNHSMRLDKLEQNSVGLQKDLKHLCENLKALTSTMWWFIGILITSFIGFFFYAVQRGLFK, encoded by the coding sequence ATGAATGAGGCAGTGTGCGATGAGCGGCATAAAAGGGTAAATGAACGGCTTGACAATCACGAAAGCAGGCTTAACAACCATTCAATGCGATTAGATAAACTTGAACAAAATAGCGTAGGCCTACAAAAAGATTTAAAGCATTTATGCGAGAACTTAAAAGCGCTCACATCTACAATGTGGTGGTTTATAGGAATCCTAATTACAAGTTTTATAGGGTTCTTTTTTTACGCAGTTCAAAGAGGATTATTTAAGTAG
- a CDS encoding LysM peptidoglycan-binding domain-containing protein produces the protein MGYIVDISKWQDPSKIDYDTFCKQLDMAIIRVQYGSLKIDPCYTQHIAEMQKHKVPYGVYAFVRGISIADMAQEARDFYCRAKDYNPAFYALDVEEQSMEDMRSGINAYIAELRKYTGNKKIGIYVAHNRYEIFNLDLSKADFVWLPHYGVNNGQISSTPAYYCDLHQYTSVGRISGYEDNLDLDRLMNGRTIEFFTGTKAAPKPITPPPAPKQQPKPAESTTPDIYIAQAGDTLSGIAARFNISGGYKTLAEINNIANPDIIKVGQHIRLKAAYNPPADINIYYTVKPGDTLSGIAAKYHVNGGYKELARINQIPDPNKIYTGQKIKIDNIPVHDTSAPAFYTVRAGDVLSRIAARYKTTVNNLMKLNSDIKDPNKIYIGQKIKIK, from the coding sequence ATGGGTTATATAGTAGACATAAGCAAATGGCAAGACCCGAGTAAAATAGACTATGATACTTTTTGTAAGCAGCTTGATATGGCAATAATACGTGTACAGTATGGCAGTTTGAAAATTGACCCGTGCTATACGCAACACATAGCGGAAATGCAGAAGCATAAAGTGCCATATGGAGTATATGCGTTTGTGCGCGGCATATCAATAGCAGATATGGCACAGGAGGCAAGGGACTTCTATTGTAGGGCAAAAGATTATAACCCCGCCTTTTATGCGTTGGACGTTGAGGAACAGAGCATGGAAGATATGCGCAGCGGCATAAATGCCTATATAGCTGAGCTAAGAAAATACACGGGGAATAAAAAGATTGGCATTTACGTGGCCCATAATCGCTATGAAATTTTTAATTTGGATCTCAGCAAAGCTGACTTTGTCTGGTTGCCGCACTATGGAGTTAATAATGGGCAGATAAGTTCTACACCAGCCTATTATTGCGACTTGCACCAATACACCAGCGTGGGACGTATAAGTGGGTATGAAGATAATTTAGATTTAGACAGGCTTATGAATGGCAGAACAATTGAATTTTTTACTGGCACAAAGGCTGCGCCAAAGCCAATAACACCGCCGCCTGCGCCAAAGCAACAACCCAAGCCTGCAGAGTCGACAACTCCAGATATATATATAGCGCAGGCAGGGGATACATTAAGCGGTATTGCCGCAAGGTTTAATATTTCAGGTGGCTATAAAACGCTTGCGGAAATAAATAATATCGCTAACCCGGATATAATTAAAGTAGGGCAGCATATAAGGCTCAAGGCAGCGTATAATCCGCCTGCGGATATAAATATATATTATACCGTTAAACCGGGCGACACGCTAAGTGGAATAGCGGCAAAATACCATGTTAACGGCGGCTATAAAGAGTTGGCAAGGATTAATCAAATACCCGACCCAAACAAAATTTATACAGGACAGAAAATAAAAATAGACAATATACCAGTACATGACACATCCGCACCAGCATTTTACACGGTAAGGGCAGGAGATGTATTAAGCCGTATAGCAGCACGCTATAAAACAACCGTGAATAATTTAATGAAGCTTAATTCAGATATCAAAGACCCGAACAAAATTTACATCGGGCAGAAAATAAAAATAAAATAA
- a CDS encoding DUF4127 family protein: MKKILYLPLDERPCNYNFPQILASATEYEMIKPPRDILGNKKLPADTAKIRKWLLENVRDVSGAIISVDMLVYGGIVPSRLHGYSISDCIDRLSILRELKGLNPNLKIFAFNLIMRCPQYSSADEEPDYYEDYGREIFRTGYINHRIALGKADRNEIEELKGIKDKLPDSILKDYTDRRNVNREVNRRAIDYVKKDIIDFLVIPQDDSSPYGFTAIDQQYVRKYISQNRLNLKIYMYPGADEVGCTLLARMINEDKAVRPLVYTRFSGTKGPFVNPLFEDRILFESIKYQIICAGGILCSSLPEADIILMVNTPGETMGEALSYAGGSGIYDVEKNIPEFIEYMDYVVNTVKKPCVVADTAYANGADLELIEMMRQKKLLYKLAAYAGWNTSSNTLGTCISQGMLYKIYGNSKKHLDFLALRYVEDAGYCSFVRQLVTKEKLPSMGYNYFKVDGKRGKVSHMVKAELEKFVGDRLEYDNYSININDCYMPWNRMFEVGLEVQLVQEGK, encoded by the coding sequence GTGAAAAAGATATTATATTTACCCCTTGATGAAAGGCCGTGTAACTATAATTTTCCCCAAATCCTTGCATCTGCCACTGAATACGAGATGATTAAGCCTCCCCGGGATATACTGGGGAATAAAAAACTCCCGGCAGATACGGCGAAAATCAGGAAATGGCTGCTGGAAAACGTTAGGGATGTATCTGGAGCTATAATATCCGTTGATATGCTGGTATATGGCGGAATTGTCCCTTCCAGACTGCATGGATACAGTATAAGCGATTGTATTGACCGACTTAGCATATTGAGGGAGTTGAAAGGGTTAAACCCCAATCTTAAGATATTCGCGTTTAATCTGATAATGCGTTGCCCACAATACTCCAGTGCTGATGAAGAGCCTGACTACTATGAAGATTATGGACGTGAGATATTCAGGACAGGATATATAAACCACAGGATAGCCTTGGGTAAAGCAGACAGAAATGAAATTGAAGAACTTAAGGGGATAAAAGATAAGCTGCCCGATAGTATACTAAAGGATTATACAGACAGGAGAAATGTAAACAGGGAGGTTAACAGGAGAGCAATCGATTATGTAAAAAAGGATATTATCGACTTTCTTGTGATTCCACAGGATGATTCATCGCCATATGGATTTACTGCAATTGACCAGCAATATGTCAGGAAATATATATCTCAAAATCGCCTGAATCTTAAAATATATATGTATCCCGGCGCCGATGAAGTGGGATGCACTCTCCTTGCCAGGATGATCAACGAAGACAAGGCTGTCAGGCCGTTAGTATATACTAGGTTTTCCGGCACTAAGGGGCCTTTTGTGAATCCACTATTTGAAGATAGGATCTTATTTGAGAGTATAAAATACCAGATAATATGTGCGGGTGGAATATTGTGCAGCAGCCTGCCGGAAGCTGATATCATACTTATGGTAAATACTCCAGGTGAGACGATGGGGGAGGCTTTGTCCTATGCAGGAGGGAGCGGGATTTATGATGTCGAAAAGAATATACCTGAATTTATTGAATATATGGATTATGTTGTAAACACCGTTAAAAAACCCTGCGTTGTGGCCGATACGGCATATGCCAATGGAGCAGACCTTGAACTTATTGAGATGATGAGGCAAAAAAAGCTTTTATATAAACTTGCTGCATATGCGGGGTGGAATACAAGTTCCAATACTCTTGGAACTTGTATATCACAGGGTATGTTGTACAAAATTTATGGAAACAGCAAGAAACATCTGGATTTTCTTGCGTTGAGGTATGTAGAGGATGCAGGTTATTGTAGCTTTGTAAGACAGTTGGTCACCAAAGAAAAACTTCCATCGATGGGGTACAATTACTTTAAGGTAGACGGTAAGAGAGGGAAGGTATCACATATGGTAAAAGCCGAGCTCGAAAAATTTGTTGGTGATAGGCTTGAATATGACAACTATAGTATAAATATTAACGATTGTTATATGCCGTGGAACAGGATGTTTGAGGTGGGGCTTGAAGTTCAACTGGTGCAGGAAGGCAAATAA